In Lycium ferocissimum isolate CSIRO_LF1 chromosome 11, AGI_CSIRO_Lferr_CH_V1, whole genome shotgun sequence, a single genomic region encodes these proteins:
- the LOC132038041 gene encoding uncharacterized protein LOC132038041 yields MGFLKKNIFTRFGTSRAIISDGGSHFCNRAFAGLMGKYGVKHRVATPYHPQTSGQVEVSHQEIKSILAKTKAMWALKKLNMDLEEVTKLRLFQLNEMDKFQYQAYESAAQYKERMKQCHDKKILKREFYKGDPVLLFNSRLKLLPGKLKSRWSGPFEVVGVSPHGAIELKSGDGTRTFKVNGQRVRHYHGMVDGHRIIDRYRLKHLGTSADPVFADKE; encoded by the exons ATGGGGTTCCtcaagaagaacatatttactcgtttTGGTACCTCGAGGGCTATTATCAGTGATGGTGGTTCCCACTTTTGCAATAGAGCTTTTGCGGGATTGATGGGGAAATATGGCGTAAAACATAGGGTGGCAACACCTTATCACCCTCAGACAAGTGGGCAAGTTGAAGTATCACATCAGGAGATCAAGAGTATTTTAGCTAAAACG AAGGCTATGTGGGCTTTGAAGAAGTTGAATATGGATTTGGAAGAGGTGACCAAGCTCAGGTTGTTTCAACTCAATGAGATGGATAAGTTTCAGTACCAGGCATATGAGAGTGCAGCACAGTATAAAGAGAGGATGAAGCAATGTCATGACAAGAAAATCCTGAAGCGAGAATTCTATAAGGGTGATCCTGTCTTGTTGTTTAACTCTCGGTTGAAGTTGCTACCGGGCAAACTAAAGTCAAGGTGGTCTGGTCCCTTTGAGGTGGTAGGTGTTTCACCTCATGGGGCGATTGAGCTGAAGTCTGGAGAtggaactcggacatttaaggtAAATGGGCAGAGGGTGAGGCACTATCATGGGATGGTTGATGGGCATAGAATTATTGACCGATACCGGTTGAAGCACCTCGGAACGAGCGCTGACCCGGTGTTCGCTGATAAGGAGTGA